The following coding sequences are from one Paenibacillus sp. FSL R5-0912 window:
- a CDS encoding AAA family ATPase: protein MKTLGLTLGKFAPLHKGHQLMIETALQEVDELIVVIYETSVSPVPLHIRANWIRRLYPSSVRVIEAWDGPDGYSDDREHEIREEQYILGLLKGEQVTHFYSSEFYGKHMSIALGAIDRRVDEARQRVPVSATMVRSDPYRYRQYVGDIVYRDLITKIVFVGAMSTGKSTITEALAKQYRTAFASEYGREYWTEHQVDRRIGIEAFDEIAVGHLKREERALLDADRYLFVDTNAITTYMYALDYHGRAPGLLTRLALENAQRYDLFFLCGDDIPYDDTWDRSGDQKRHIFHKQIIADLKERRIPYITLRGTLEERMRKVDGVLARFKPYGNYFGELQN from the coding sequence ATGAAGACGCTCGGATTAACACTCGGAAAGTTCGCTCCGCTGCATAAAGGGCACCAGCTCATGATCGAAACGGCGCTGCAGGAGGTCGATGAATTGATCGTGGTGATCTATGAAACGTCCGTCTCTCCGGTTCCGCTGCATATCCGCGCGAACTGGATACGCAGGCTGTATCCGTCATCGGTGCGGGTAATTGAAGCGTGGGATGGTCCGGACGGGTACTCCGATGACCGGGAGCATGAGATCCGGGAAGAACAGTATATTCTCGGGCTGCTGAAGGGCGAGCAGGTGACCCACTTTTACTCCAGCGAGTTCTATGGCAAGCATATGAGCATCGCCCTGGGCGCCATAGACCGGAGGGTGGATGAAGCGCGTCAGCGGGTACCGGTATCGGCCACCATGGTCCGCTCTGATCCTTATAGATACCGGCAATATGTAGGCGACATCGTATACCGGGACTTAATTACGAAAATTGTGTTTGTAGGAGCGATGTCTACCGGCAAATCGACGATTACTGAGGCGCTGGCGAAACAGTATAGGACGGCTTTTGCCAGTGAGTACGGGCGGGAGTATTGGACGGAGCATCAGGTGGACCGCCGGATCGGCATAGAGGCTTTTGACGAAATTGCCGTGGGCCATCTTAAGCGGGAGGAACGGGCGCTACTGGACGCAGACCGGTATCTGTTTGTCGATACGAATGCGATTACCACCTATATGTACGCCCTGGATTACCACGGACGGGCCCCCGGGCTTCTCACCCGGCTGGCGCTGGAGAATGCGCAGCGGTACGATCTGTTTTTCCTGTGCGGTGACGATATTCCTTATGACGATACTTGGGACCGCAGCGGGGACCAGAAACGGCATATTTTCCACAAGCAGATCATAGCGGATTTGAAGGAGCGGCGGATTCCTTACATCACCCTGAGGGGAACCCTGGAGGAACGCATGCGTAAGGTGGACGGGGTGCTTGCCAGGTTCAAGCCTTATGGGAACTACTTCGGAGAGCTGCAGAACTAG
- a CDS encoding VOC family protein — protein MRVKLEGITVLALDVAGMTGFYRDVLGFKAIVEEDHYAEFENDGVRLAIFSAPLMADNTNGHHSYAEERKGQAFELNFECDSPEDVYTRYDEFVAKGATGITAPKVVPWGHTTGFFADPEGNIHSLFAVN, from the coding sequence GTGAGAGTGAAATTAGAAGGAATTACGGTTTTGGCCCTGGATGTTGCTGGAATGACTGGCTTCTATCGTGATGTTCTGGGATTTAAGGCTATTGTTGAAGAGGATCACTATGCTGAATTTGAGAATGACGGTGTTCGTCTAGCGATATTCTCAGCACCCTTAATGGCGGATAACACGAACGGTCATCACTCCTACGCAGAGGAGCGTAAAGGACAGGCCTTTGAGCTTAACTTCGAATGTGACTCTCCTGAGGATGTCTACACTAGATACGATGAATTTGTTGCAAAAGGGGCTACAGGAATCACAGCGCCGAAGGTGGTGCCCTGGGGACACACCACGGGTTTTTTTGCAGATCCGGAAGGCAATATACATTCCCTCTTTGCGGTAAATTAA
- a CDS encoding NUDIX hydrolase: protein MELLDHNGLTEREFLERYRAGDYERPSVAADMVVFTVTDKEADDSLKLQDKELRILLIRRGGHPCLGCWALPGGFIQPDETGEQAAARELYEETGVADVYLEQLYTVTDPGRDPRTWVMSSSYMALIDSSRIQLQAGDDAEDAAWFTVSYRLVREHKELLEEGYIGTFTYELKLGAGEGELTVVIDRTVTAKPASRSVTYSIQSNDGLAFDHGKIIARAIERLRQETEQTGIALHLMPKLFTLQELQKVYEAILDRELPEAGFRDKVAGLVAETGHSTDIAGQSPSRLYQRDWIKIQDNEDRRVELQG, encoded by the coding sequence TTGGAATTGTTAGATCATAATGGACTTACAGAACGTGAATTTCTGGAGCGATACCGGGCAGGAGATTATGAGCGGCCTTCGGTGGCGGCGGATATGGTGGTTTTTACGGTCACGGACAAGGAGGCAGACGACTCTCTCAAGCTCCAGGACAAAGAGCTGCGAATTCTGCTGATCCGCCGGGGAGGGCATCCCTGCCTGGGATGTTGGGCGCTGCCGGGCGGCTTCATCCAGCCGGATGAGACCGGGGAGCAGGCGGCTGCGCGTGAACTGTATGAGGAGACCGGCGTTGCTGATGTATATCTGGAGCAGCTCTATACCGTTACCGATCCCGGGCGCGACCCCCGTACCTGGGTGATGAGCAGCAGCTATATGGCCCTGATTGACAGCAGCCGGATCCAGCTGCAGGCGGGGGATGATGCCGAAGACGCGGCCTGGTTCACGGTAAGCTACCGGCTTGTAAGGGAGCACAAAGAGCTGCTGGAAGAAGGATACATCGGAACCTTTACTTACGAGCTTAAGCTGGGTGCCGGAGAGGGAGAACTGACGGTGGTTATAGACCGTACGGTGACAGCCAAGCCGGCCTCCAGGTCAGTCACTTACTCGATCCAGTCCAATGACGGGCTTGCTTTTGATCACGGGAAAATCATTGCCCGCGCCATCGAACGGCTGCGCCAAGAAACGGAGCAGACCGGCATCGCGCTGCACTTAATGCCTAAGCTGTTTACCTTACAGGAACTACAGAAAGTGTACGAGGCGATTCTGGACAGAGAACTGCCGGAGGCTGGCTTCCGGGACAAGGTGGCGGGTCTCGTGGCTGAGACTGGCCACTCCACGGATATTGCCGGACAATCGCCTTCCCGGTTGTATCAGAGAGACTGGATCAAGATACAGGACAATGAAGATAGAAGGGTGGAGTTACAGGGGTGA
- the pnuC gene encoding nicotinamide riboside transporter PnuC yields MKKIAGNWNGFEIVWLVIFTLIAIGFTIVSKDSFLGFTVFITGVLCVVLTAKGKLMSYAFGMYNTFGYAYLAYINGLFGEVMLNLLFFVPMNVVGFYMWKKNMQSGKLSMRQMEVKGRLLTMAVCISGALLLGYSLSFLPAQNSPYIDAITTVLSVVATILMVRRFKEQWLVYIVLNLFTVLLWVIRTVEGSGEGLLMIVMWSAYLINALYGYYNWNKGAKEALA; encoded by the coding sequence GTGAAGAAGATTGCGGGGAACTGGAATGGGTTCGAAATCGTCTGGCTGGTTATATTTACTTTGATTGCAATTGGTTTTACAATTGTTTCCAAGGATTCGTTTCTGGGGTTCACGGTCTTCATTACCGGGGTGCTGTGCGTGGTGCTTACGGCGAAGGGGAAGCTGATGAGTTATGCTTTTGGGATGTATAACACCTTCGGCTACGCCTATCTGGCTTATATTAACGGATTATTCGGAGAGGTTATGCTGAATCTGCTTTTCTTCGTGCCGATGAATGTTGTAGGCTTCTATATGTGGAAGAAGAATATGCAGAGCGGCAAGCTGTCCATGCGCCAGATGGAGGTCAAAGGCAGGCTCCTCACGATGGCGGTCTGTATTTCCGGGGCGCTGCTGCTGGGGTATAGCCTGTCGTTCCTCCCGGCGCAGAACTCGCCTTATATTGATGCTATCACGACTGTGTTATCTGTAGTGGCTACGATTCTGATGGTGCGGAGATTCAAGGAGCAGTGGCTGGTCTATATTGTGCTGAATCTGTTCACGGTGCTGCTCTGGGTAATCCGGACGGTGGAGGGCAGTGGTGAAGGTCTGCTGATGATCGTCATGTGGAGTGCCTATCTGATTAACGCGCTATATGGCTACTATAACTGGAACAAAGGGGCTAAGGAGGCGCTGGCATGA